A genomic stretch from Arthrobacter sp. KBS0702 includes:
- a CDS encoding metallophosphoesterase: MAGSSLSPRRTGAAAALLAAGLLLAACTPEIPQPPPSSSAGPPTSPASPVPSLPPIEGSSVHFTAQGDTGVGSGARKVLDVIAQIKPQMTLALGDYTYKAGIEQQFCDLVTEKLGAGFPYEVVTGNHESDGHEGDIANIVKCLPNRLPGLQGEYGTQWYVDVPEKNPVVRIVMVSPGIDFRGGKPLDYSRGSERWRWTADALDGAKARNIPWTVVGMHAPCFSLGNYGCQPGEEFTNMLIEKKVDLVLSGHDHVYQRTHQLGLSGGCPGLVPTSFSAQCLADTDNTMVQGAGTVFVGVGIGGIGHYNVHDDDPEVGYFASWSGKNRNATLGTLDVTAGQDSLTARLVPAEGYSHTDAFEIRRR; encoded by the coding sequence GTGGCCGGATCATCCCTTTCACCGCGCAGGACAGGCGCTGCGGCGGCCCTGCTAGCGGCAGGCCTGCTGCTCGCCGCGTGCACCCCGGAGATTCCGCAGCCACCGCCGTCCAGTTCGGCGGGGCCTCCGACGTCGCCCGCCTCGCCGGTGCCCTCGCTCCCGCCCATCGAGGGCTCCTCCGTGCATTTCACCGCCCAGGGGGACACCGGCGTCGGTTCCGGCGCCCGGAAGGTGCTGGACGTGATCGCGCAGATCAAACCGCAAATGACCCTGGCCCTCGGGGATTACACCTACAAAGCGGGAATCGAGCAGCAGTTCTGCGACCTGGTGACCGAAAAGCTCGGGGCCGGCTTCCCCTACGAGGTCGTCACCGGCAACCACGAGAGTGACGGCCACGAGGGGGACATCGCCAACATCGTCAAGTGCCTGCCCAACAGGCTGCCCGGACTGCAGGGCGAATACGGCACGCAGTGGTACGTGGACGTCCCCGAAAAGAACCCGGTGGTGCGGATCGTCATGGTCTCGCCCGGCATCGACTTCCGCGGCGGGAAGCCGCTGGACTACTCCCGGGGCAGCGAGCGCTGGCGGTGGACCGCGGACGCGCTGGACGGGGCCAAGGCCCGCAATATCCCCTGGACGGTGGTGGGCATGCATGCCCCGTGCTTCAGCCTGGGCAACTACGGCTGCCAGCCCGGCGAGGAGTTCACCAACATGCTGATCGAGAAGAAGGTGGACCTGGTCCTGTCCGGCCACGACCACGTGTACCAGCGCACGCACCAGCTGGGCCTTTCCGGAGGCTGCCCCGGCCTGGTCCCGACATCGTTCTCGGCACAGTGCCTGGCCGACACGGACAACACCATGGTGCAGGGGGCCGGGACGGTCTTTGTGGGCGTCGGCATCGGCGGCATCGGACACTACAACGTCCACGACGACGACCCCGAAGTCGGGTATTTCGCCAGCTGGTCAGGCAAGAACCGCAACGCCACGCTGGGCACCCTGGACGTAACGGCGGGGCAGGATTCCTTGACCGCGAGACTGGTTCCGGCCGAAGGCTACAGCCACACCGACGCCTTCGAGATCCGCCGGAGGTAG